A single Pedobacter sp. PACM 27299 DNA region contains:
- a CDS encoding APC family permease codes for MPEKKQLSLFDLSMIVISLVIGMGIFRTPVNVAAAAQVPELFFSAWVIGGLVALCGALTYAEIGSRFPVTGGYYKIFSAFYHPSIAFAINCIIVVSNAASVAGVSLIGAEYFSKIILPLELQTEFYRIVIAAVTIFLFYLLNLFGLKVSSKTQNVLSMVKIGMVLILICAIFTGPGAANISNSLPEFKTITGVAPNWMDYGKALGVCLIAISFTFGGYQQSINFGGETKEPSKVIPRAIMIGLAIIILLYMSINYAYVKVIGFEQLKTAESIAAILAGKLFGPMGFTILSCLVYFSVLGYVNVNLLSNPRVMFAMGEERALPAVFSKKSKKNDVMFVSLSVFSVISIFTLFYAQTFDKILNYTIFLDCIGMASSAATIFFLRRKTAHLDKNTIYSMKFYPLLPLIFIAAYSFVGFSIYFSDKEAGRNGLLIFAGFILLYFINTYLLKRNNKT; via the coding sequence ATGCCTGAGAAGAAACAGCTCTCCCTCTTCGACTTATCTATGATTGTGATTAGTTTAGTGATCGGGATGGGCATCTTCCGGACGCCAGTAAATGTGGCTGCAGCAGCACAGGTTCCGGAGTTATTTTTCTCTGCATGGGTCATTGGCGGACTTGTTGCGCTTTGCGGTGCACTGACTTATGCCGAAATCGGTTCCAGATTTCCCGTTACCGGCGGTTATTACAAGATTTTCTCTGCTTTTTACCATCCTTCTATTGCCTTTGCCATCAATTGTATCATTGTAGTTTCCAATGCAGCTTCTGTTGCCGGCGTTTCCCTCATTGGTGCTGAATATTTTAGTAAGATCATTCTTCCCCTGGAACTGCAAACGGAATTTTATAGGATTGTGATTGCTGCAGTGACCATTTTCTTGTTTTACCTGCTCAATTTATTCGGTTTAAAAGTGAGCTCGAAGACACAGAATGTGTTATCTATGGTGAAAATAGGTATGGTACTGATCTTAATCTGCGCCATCTTTACCGGTCCTGGGGCCGCAAATATCAGCAATAGCTTACCGGAATTTAAAACGATCACCGGTGTTGCGCCCAACTGGATGGATTATGGGAAGGCACTTGGCGTGTGCCTGATTGCAATCTCCTTTACTTTTGGCGGCTACCAGCAAAGCATCAACTTCGGAGGCGAAACTAAAGAACCCAGCAAAGTGATTCCCCGCGCTATCATGATCGGTCTTGCCATTATTATTCTGCTGTATATGTCCATCAATTATGCTTATGTAAAGGTCATCGGATTTGAGCAATTGAAAACTGCTGAAAGTATTGCCGCCATCCTTGCCGGAAAATTATTCGGCCCAATGGGTTTCACCATCCTATCCTGCCTGGTTTATTTTTCTGTATTGGGCTATGTCAATGTGAATTTACTGAGCAACCCAAGGGTGATGTTTGCCATGGGCGAAGAGCGCGCTTTACCTGCCGTCTTTAGTAAAAAGAGCAAGAAAAATGACGTGATGTTTGTAAGTCTCAGCGTATTTTCTGTGATTTCTATTTTCACGCTGTTCTACGCACAAACCTTCGATAAGATTTTAAATTACACTATATTTTTAGACTGTATCGGGATGGCCAGCTCTGCGGCAACGATCTTTTTTCTAAGGAGAAAAACTGCCCATCTGGACAAGAACACCATTTACAGTATGAAATTTTATCCGCTGCTGCCATTGATTTTTATTGCCGCCTATTCTTTTGTAGGCTTCAGCATCTATTTTAGTGATAAAGAGGCCGGCAGAAATGGTCTGCTGATCTTTGCCGGATTTATTCTGCTCTATTTTATAAATACTTATCTCCTGAAACGGAACAATAAAACCTAG
- a CDS encoding MFS transporter, with product MPIKPLPLRKEIAYAAGMMGWSIMTNLIIVMLPYFYLPPNNSGLYPLVPQLLVFGAFNILSLIAASGRLFDALYDPFIASVSDASNHPKGRRIPIMKYAIVPAVIFCALVFYPLVKGESITNAWWLTFVLAGFFISVTTYIIPYNALLAELTHSADQKVRLSTYQQVGFVLGMILAALCNNYADLIQQFFPLTERAEALQYTIWGLSIFSGLVMILPIIFINEKEYTNAKPTHIALLPAIRNTFRNSNFKYYLISDFSYYIALSIISSGLLFFVTVLLGLPDSDGGKFMGIMVLLSLVFYPFINYGAKRFGKKPLVLLAFGVLSLIFVTIFFLGKLPFSPTMQMIILVCCASFPLAALGILPNAILADIAQKDTEETGENHEGMFFAVKYLFVKLGQTLGIAIFAMLTVYGKDPGHDYGLRLNGVVGFVLCVLALLFFSRFKENKPANQQPLN from the coding sequence ATGCCGATAAAACCATTGCCTTTAAGAAAAGAAATCGCCTATGCTGCCGGAATGATGGGTTGGAGCATCATGACCAATCTGATCATTGTGATGCTGCCTTACTTTTACCTGCCGCCAAACAATTCAGGCTTATATCCACTGGTGCCGCAATTATTGGTATTCGGGGCTTTCAATATTTTATCGCTCATTGCCGCCTCCGGCAGATTGTTTGACGCGCTTTATGATCCTTTTATAGCTTCGGTGAGTGATGCCAGCAATCATCCCAAAGGCCGGCGAATCCCGATCATGAAATACGCGATTGTACCCGCAGTTATTTTTTGTGCGCTGGTTTTCTACCCATTAGTGAAGGGCGAAAGCATTACCAATGCTTGGTGGCTGACCTTTGTGCTGGCCGGTTTTTTCATTTCTGTAACCACGTATATCATTCCATACAATGCTTTACTGGCAGAGCTGACGCACAGTGCTGATCAGAAAGTACGGCTTTCTACGTATCAGCAGGTTGGTTTTGTATTGGGGATGATCCTGGCCGCTTTATGTAATAATTATGCAGATCTGATACAGCAATTTTTCCCGTTAACCGAACGTGCAGAAGCCTTGCAGTATACCATCTGGGGCCTCAGTATTTTCTCCGGATTGGTTATGATCCTGCCGATTATCTTTATCAATGAAAAAGAATATACCAATGCCAAGCCAACACATATCGCTTTACTGCCAGCGATAAGAAACACGTTCAGGAATTCAAATTTCAAATATTACCTGATTTCAGATTTCAGCTATTACATCGCATTGAGCATCATTTCCAGTGGACTGCTGTTCTTCGTCACTGTGTTATTAGGTTTACCAGATTCCGACGGCGGGAAGTTTATGGGCATCATGGTACTCCTATCGCTGGTCTTCTATCCTTTCATCAATTATGGGGCTAAAAGATTTGGAAAGAAGCCATTGGTGCTCCTTGCTTTTGGGGTGCTCAGCCTGATATTTGTGACTATATTTTTCCTGGGAAAACTTCCTTTTTCTCCCACCATGCAGATGATAATCCTGGTGTGCTGTGCTTCCTTCCCCCTTGCTGCACTCGGTATTCTGCCCAATGCCATCCTTGCCGATATTGCCCAGAAAGACACCGAAGAAACAGGAGAAAATCATGAAGGGATGTTTTTTGCGGTAAAATACCTGTTTGTTAAACTCGGTCAGACGCTGGGAATTGCAATTTTCGCCATGCTGACGGTGTATGGAAAAGACCCCGGACATGATTATGGACTGCGCTTAAATGGAGTCGTTGGCTTTGTACTCTGTGTGCTCGCCTTATTATTTTTTAGCCGCTTCAAAGAAAACAAACCAGCTAACCAGCAACCACTTAACTAG
- the tamL gene encoding translocation and assembly module lipoprotein TamL → MRKRIRPLFFMSLCLVFSACSNIKYLPAGQNLYTGATVRINPDSSGKISEEKDVKGVLEAKTRPRPNKSFLGLKIKLYIYNLAGEPKKQKGIRYWLRNKVGEPPILQSQVKIPYNNAVLTSYLISQGYLQATVTGDTIVKNRRAKAVYTAETGDRYQINKVNFPTDSSGIAAIIRTNASKSLLKPGNFYDFEVFKAERERIDDDLKQSGYFYFNPDYLILQVDSTIGKHHVNIFLKVKEITPTAALKPYTINDITIYPNYSLRFDSLIRASKPVLYKDFIIKDPRNTFKLGVFDRLVFFNKGELYNRQDHNQSLNRMVNIGTFKVVKADFLPVDSFKNNQLDVNFYLTPLKKNSLSFQVIGTSKSNNFVGSEVKITQTTRNVFRGAEQLEISASGGFEQQIRGSQQAQGNSYSLTGQAKLIFPRFLLPFFKFNSTNAFIPKTNILTSYQILNRKDYSLNAIKGEFGYDWKENIYKEHIFNPISINYVRSNVKDTTIFASSPSLRSSLENQFIIGLNYNFTYNDQVNQSKRNNIYFSADLETSGTLFGLFAPKDDQGQKSIFGTALSQFIRLEGDLRNYYKVNKKVTWANRLNLGMGYAYGNSKALPFVRQFFAGGSSDIRAFGSRLLGPGTFQVSDTLKFRDQGGDIKIMLNSELRFKIVSMLYGAAFIDAGNIWLRKNDPDRPGGQFKFNSFLNQMAVGTGAGLRVDASFFVIRLDLAFPIRRPDLPTGPAWVIKDIDFGSSTWRKQNLTFNLGIGYPF, encoded by the coding sequence ATGAGAAAGCGAATTAGACCTTTATTTTTTATGAGTCTTTGCCTGGTATTTTCTGCCTGCAGCAATATTAAATACCTGCCGGCTGGACAGAACTTATATACAGGTGCGACGGTAAGGATCAACCCAGATTCATCAGGAAAGATTTCTGAGGAGAAAGATGTGAAGGGCGTTCTAGAGGCTAAAACCAGACCACGTCCTAACAAATCATTCTTAGGATTGAAAATAAAGTTATACATCTATAACCTGGCCGGAGAACCCAAAAAGCAAAAAGGTATTCGCTATTGGCTGCGTAATAAAGTTGGGGAACCACCTATTTTGCAAAGCCAGGTTAAGATTCCTTATAACAATGCTGTGCTGACTAGCTATTTAATTAGCCAAGGGTATTTACAAGCTACAGTAACCGGAGATACCATCGTAAAAAACAGAAGAGCTAAAGCAGTTTATACTGCTGAAACAGGTGATAGATATCAAATCAATAAGGTCAATTTTCCAACCGACAGCTCAGGAATTGCCGCGATCATCCGCACAAATGCTTCAAAAAGTTTACTTAAACCAGGTAATTTCTACGACTTTGAGGTGTTCAAAGCGGAGCGCGAGCGTATTGATGATGACCTGAAGCAAAGTGGTTATTTTTACTTTAATCCAGATTACCTGATTCTTCAGGTAGACAGTACAATTGGCAAGCACCATGTAAATATCTTTTTAAAAGTAAAAGAGATTACTCCAACTGCAGCATTGAAACCTTATACCATTAATGACATCACCATTTACCCTAATTACTCCTTAAGATTTGATTCTTTAATCCGGGCCAGCAAACCGGTACTTTATAAAGATTTCATCATTAAAGACCCAAGGAATACCTTTAAATTGGGTGTATTTGATCGCCTTGTATTTTTTAACAAAGGAGAATTGTATAACCGTCAGGACCATAATCAGTCCTTAAACAGGATGGTAAATATTGGTACATTTAAGGTGGTAAAAGCAGACTTTTTGCCTGTAGACAGCTTTAAAAACAACCAGCTGGACGTGAATTTTTATTTGACACCCTTAAAGAAAAATTCCCTTTCCTTCCAGGTAATAGGAACCAGTAAGTCGAACAACTTTGTAGGTTCAGAAGTGAAGATTACTCAAACGACCAGGAATGTGTTTCGTGGTGCTGAACAGTTGGAAATCAGTGCCAGCGGTGGTTTTGAACAGCAAATCAGGGGATCGCAGCAAGCACAAGGTAACTCCTATTCCCTAACTGGACAGGCGAAGTTGATCTTCCCACGTTTCCTGCTGCCATTTTTCAAGTTCAATAGTACCAATGCATTCATTCCAAAAACAAATATTCTAACCTCTTATCAGATTCTAAACAGAAAAGATTACAGCTTAAATGCAATTAAAGGAGAGTTTGGTTACGACTGGAAAGAGAACATTTACAAGGAGCACATTTTCAACCCGATCTCGATTAATTATGTGAGGTCCAATGTAAAAGATACCACGATATTTGCCAGCAGTCCTTCGTTAAGAAGCAGCTTAGAGAACCAGTTTATCATAGGCCTAAACTATAATTTCACCTATAACGATCAGGTAAATCAAAGTAAAAGAAACAACATTTATTTCTCTGCTGACCTAGAAACCTCAGGTACTCTATTTGGCTTATTTGCCCCTAAAGACGATCAAGGACAAAAATCTATATTTGGTACCGCACTTTCTCAATTTATCAGGCTGGAAGGTGATTTAAGAAACTATTACAAGGTCAACAAAAAAGTAACCTGGGCCAATCGTTTAAATTTAGGTATGGGCTATGCGTATGGAAATAGCAAGGCACTCCCTTTCGTTCGTCAGTTTTTTGCCGGGGGAAGCAGTGACATCCGCGCCTTTGGGTCAAGGTTATTGGGCCCTGGCACATTTCAGGTGTCTGATACATTAAAATTCAGAGATCAGGGAGGTGACATTAAAATCATGCTGAATTCTGAACTTCGCTTCAAAATTGTGAGTATGCTTTATGGCGCGGCATTTATTGATGCAGGTAATATCTGGCTGAGGAAAAATGATCCGGACAGACCCGGCGGGCAATTTAAATTTAACAGTTTCTTAAATCAGATGGCGGTAGGAACAGGTGCGGGCTTAAGAGTAGATGCTTCTTTCTTTGTGATCCGTTTGGACCTTGCCTTCCCTATCAGGAGACCTGATTTACCTACCGGACCGGCATGGGTGATCAAGGACATCGATTTTGGCAGCAGTACCTGGAGAAAACAAAACTTAACTTTTAACCTGGGTATTGGTTACCCATTCTAA
- a CDS encoding DNA topoisomerase IV subunit B has protein sequence MAEPNYNEDSIRSLDWKEHIRLRPGMYIGKLGDGSAQDDGIYVLLKEIVDNSIDEFVMGAGRTIEITVSDQKVNVRDYGRGIPLGKVIDCVSKINTGGKYDSNAFQKSVGLNGVGTKAVNALSNNFVVQSYRDNKTKKVEFSKGEITLENPVIDTTQRNGTAITFYPDETIFRNYHYISDFVESMIWNYVFLNAGLTINFNGQKYLSERGLYDLLHKHAGAETIRYPIIHLKGNDIEIAMTHGQQYGEDYHSFVNGQHTTQGGTHQAAFREAVVKTVREFYKKEYDAADIRASIIAAISIRVQEPVFESQTKTKLGSQNMGPDGPSVRTFINDFVKKELDDYLHKHTDVADALLKRILQSERERKDIAGIKKLANDRAKKASLHNKKLRDCKVHFNSTHEKRYETTLFITEGDSASGSITKSRDVDCQAVFSLKGKPLNCYELTKKVVYENEEFNLLQHALNIEDGLDGLHYNNIVIATDADVDGMHIRLLMMTFFLQFFPDLVRSGHVYILQTPLFRVRNKKETIYCYSDDERKAAITKLGNKPEITRFKGLGEISPDEFGLFIGKDIRLDPVILKDQTIKSLLEYYMGKNTPDRQRHIIKNLRIEKDTLEDIVAPADRSKAAAALKEADDETTDEEMIAESA, from the coding sequence ATGGCTGAACCGAATTATAACGAAGATAGTATACGCTCCCTCGATTGGAAGGAACACATCAGACTGCGTCCCGGTATGTATATCGGTAAACTTGGAGATGGTTCTGCTCAGGATGACGGGATTTATGTATTGCTGAAGGAGATCGTCGACAACTCAATTGATGAGTTTGTGATGGGTGCCGGACGAACCATAGAAATTACCGTTTCTGATCAGAAAGTAAACGTCCGCGATTATGGCAGGGGAATCCCATTGGGTAAAGTGATTGATTGTGTGTCGAAAATCAATACCGGTGGTAAGTACGATAGCAATGCCTTTCAGAAATCTGTAGGTCTGAATGGCGTCGGTACCAAGGCCGTAAATGCTTTGTCCAATAATTTCGTGGTACAATCTTACCGTGACAATAAAACCAAAAAAGTAGAGTTTTCAAAAGGAGAGATCACCCTGGAGAATCCAGTCATTGATACTACACAGCGCAATGGTACTGCGATTACGTTCTATCCTGACGAAACGATTTTCAGAAACTACCATTACATCAGTGATTTTGTGGAAAGCATGATCTGGAACTATGTGTTCCTGAATGCCGGATTAACCATCAACTTCAACGGACAAAAATATTTATCTGAACGTGGACTTTACGACTTGCTGCACAAACACGCAGGAGCGGAAACGATTCGCTATCCGATCATTCACCTGAAAGGGAATGATATTGAGATTGCTATGACCCACGGCCAGCAATATGGAGAAGATTACCACTCTTTTGTAAACGGTCAGCATACTACTCAGGGAGGAACGCATCAGGCGGCATTCCGTGAGGCAGTAGTGAAAACCGTACGAGAGTTTTATAAAAAAGAATATGATGCTGCGGATATCAGGGCTTCCATTATTGCTGCGATTTCGATCAGGGTACAGGAGCCGGTTTTTGAATCTCAGACAAAGACTAAATTGGGTTCCCAGAATATGGGGCCAGATGGACCTTCAGTAAGAACGTTTATCAATGATTTCGTAAAGAAAGAATTAGACGATTACCTGCATAAACATACCGATGTAGCAGATGCTTTATTGAAAAGAATCTTACAGTCGGAAAGAGAACGTAAAGACATTGCCGGAATTAAAAAACTGGCCAACGATAGGGCTAAAAAAGCCTCCCTGCACAATAAAAAACTGAGAGATTGTAAGGTGCATTTCAACAGCACACATGAGAAAAGGTACGAAACTACCCTGTTCATTACTGAGGGAGATTCGGCTTCAGGATCGATCACCAAGTCGAGAGATGTGGATTGCCAGGCCGTATTCAGTCTGAAAGGAAAACCTTTAAACTGCTATGAGCTGACCAAGAAAGTAGTTTATGAAAACGAAGAGTTCAACTTGCTGCAGCATGCTTTAAATATTGAAGATGGCCTGGATGGCTTACATTATAACAATATTGTCATCGCTACCGATGCCGACGTAGATGGGATGCACATCAGGTTACTGATGATGACTTTCTTTCTGCAGTTCTTCCCGGATTTAGTGCGCTCAGGACACGTTTATATCCTGCAAACACCTTTATTCCGCGTTCGTAATAAGAAAGAGACGATTTATTGCTATAGCGATGATGAGCGTAAAGCGGCCATTACCAAGCTGGGCAATAAACCGGAAATTACCCGATTTAAAGGACTGGGAGAGATCTCACCAGATGAGTTTGGTTTGTTCATCGGAAAAGACATTCGTTTAGACCCAGTGATCCTGAAAGACCAAACGATTAAAAGCCTACTGGAATACTATATGGGCAAAAATACCCCAGACAGACAGCGTCATATCATCAAGAACCTGAGAATTGAAAAAGATACTTTGGAAGATATAGTCGCTCCGGCAGATCGCTCAAAGGCAGCTGCTGCATTAAAGGAAGCTGATGATGAAACCACAGATGAAGAAATGATCGCAGAATCTGCTTAA
- a CDS encoding BON domain-containing protein, with product MKKLMSKMMALVMVTAFMVAAIAGCKSTPKDADLKTAVEAAIQSSPNLSASGVAVDKGVVTITGQVTDEASKDALGKAAAAVPGVKSIVNNLTIEVAKVEVSADTPLALAVKDATKDFPTVAATVNDGVVTLKGELKKADLQKLMMAINALKPKKVDNQLVIK from the coding sequence ATGAAAAAACTAATGAGCAAAATGATGGCTCTGGTTATGGTAACTGCCTTTATGGTGGCTGCAATTGCCGGATGTAAAAGCACGCCGAAAGATGCTGATCTAAAAACCGCGGTTGAAGCTGCAATCCAGTCGAGCCCTAACTTATCTGCGTCAGGTGTTGCTGTCGACAAAGGTGTCGTTACAATTACCGGACAGGTGACAGACGAAGCAAGTAAAGATGCTTTGGGAAAAGCTGCAGCAGCAGTTCCAGGAGTGAAATCTATAGTGAATAACCTCACTATAGAAGTCGCTAAAGTTGAAGTGAGTGCAGATACCCCATTAGCACTTGCGGTAAAAGATGCTACAAAGGACTTTCCTACAGTTGCGGCAACAGTGAACGATGGTGTGGTTACTTTAAAAGGAGAACTTAAAAAAGCCGACCTTCAAAAATTAATGATGGCAATAAATGCTTTGAAACCTAAAAAGGTAGACAATCAATTGGTGATTAAATAA
- a CDS encoding YihY/virulence factor BrkB family protein yields MNFIKKTFDFLKATGHLFIAAGKGFMEDRVMKLSAALAYYTIFSLTPLIIIVLSAASLFLGDTADISTINPREKFFAEIGDMVGKDAANQLRSFVNNANYSGKSTLGLIIGIGTLIIGATAVFIEIQDSINLIWKVKAVPKKGWKKLIVNRLLSFSLIASLGFLMLVSLVVNSVVVGLGHKIAAYISFEEVSELMMLIVTNAVTLTVVTSIFTIIFKVLPDVELKWKPAIIGALFTALLFGIGKYVIGIYIEYGNPASAFGAAGSIIVILLWIYYTAIILYFGAEFTQAYAEKYSVGIKPSKYAVHTKVVVVEKEVTALPPQHPEDTVHLKKG; encoded by the coding sequence ATGAATTTTATCAAGAAAACTTTCGACTTCCTTAAGGCCACAGGGCACCTATTTATTGCCGCCGGGAAAGGCTTTATGGAGGATCGCGTAATGAAATTAAGCGCTGCTCTTGCTTATTACACCATATTTTCCTTAACGCCACTGATCATCATTGTACTTTCTGCGGCCAGCTTATTTTTAGGAGATACTGCAGATATCAGTACCATCAACCCGAGAGAAAAGTTCTTTGCTGAAATTGGGGATATGGTAGGTAAAGATGCCGCCAATCAACTGAGAAGCTTTGTGAACAATGCAAATTATAGCGGAAAGAGTACATTAGGATTGATCATCGGAATTGGCACTTTAATCATTGGTGCTACTGCGGTTTTCATTGAGATTCAAGATAGCATCAACCTGATCTGGAAGGTAAAAGCAGTTCCTAAAAAAGGATGGAAAAAACTCATTGTGAATAGACTGCTTTCTTTTTCACTGATTGCCTCTTTAGGTTTTTTAATGCTCGTTTCTTTAGTCGTCAATAGTGTGGTGGTGGGTCTGGGACATAAGATTGCGGCTTACATCAGCTTTGAAGAAGTTTCCGAACTGATGATGCTGATTGTTACCAATGCGGTTACGCTAACCGTGGTGACCAGTATTTTCACGATCATATTTAAGGTATTGCCAGATGTAGAACTGAAATGGAAACCCGCAATTATTGGTGCGCTATTTACCGCCTTACTCTTTGGTATTGGTAAATATGTGATTGGTATTTATATAGAATATGGAAATCCAGCCTCTGCATTTGGTGCCGCAGGATCAATCATCGTGATCTTATTATGGATCTATTATACAGCGATTATCCTTTATTTTGGAGCTGAATTTACACAGGCCTATGCGGAAAAATATAGCGTTGGAATTAAACCCAGCAAGTATGCGGTACATACTAAAGTCGTTGTCGTAGAAAAAGAAGTGACTGCCTTGCCTCCGCAGCACCCGGAAGATACGGTTCATTTAAAGAAGGGATAG
- a CDS encoding SH3 domain-containing protein — protein sequence MALQEKYKELIDAATSAGVNDLNVREQDGVLYIDGATSGAVKQQLWDTYERLDPNYASGDLVMNINSVAGIPEGAKLKVTTNSSNLNIRKGPSTNDDIVGKAARHEIVTLVGKENDQWWLIKTDDGEQGYSYTQYLTPVE from the coding sequence ATGGCTTTACAAGAAAAATATAAAGAACTTATTGATGCGGCAACCAGCGCAGGTGTAAACGACTTAAATGTTCGTGAACAGGATGGCGTATTATATATTGATGGTGCTACCAGTGGTGCTGTAAAACAACAGCTCTGGGATACTTACGAACGCCTTGATCCAAATTATGCTTCAGGAGACCTCGTGATGAACATCAATAGTGTAGCTGGTATCCCTGAAGGCGCTAAGTTAAAGGTAACCACCAACAGCTCCAACCTCAACATTCGCAAAGGTCCAAGTACCAATGATGATATCGTTGGTAAAGCTGCCCGCCATGAAATTGTAACACTTGTTGGAAAAGAAAATGACCAGTGGTGGCTCATTAAAACCGATGATGGAGAACAAGGTTATTCGTATACACAATACTTAACTCCAGTAGAATAA
- a CDS encoding DEAD/DEAH box helicase, which yields MLFEELNLIEPILKALQTEGYTQPTPIQEQSIPTILQGRDLLGCAQTGTGKTAAFAIPMLQLLSKPHTNTKVHKNIKALVLTPTRELAIQIEESFKAYGKNLPLRHLVIFGGVGQKAQTDALNRGVDILIATPGRLLDLMNQGFINLKDVEIFVLDEADRMLDMGFIHDVKKVIAKLPVKRQTLFFSATMPQEIQKLADTILTNPLKVEVTPVSSTAEKIKQEMFFVAKNDKKNLLIHILQDKSIETALVFTRTKHGADRIVKDLIKVGIKAEAIHGNKSQNARQRALTNFKAKATRILVATDIAARGIDVDELAHVINYELPNIPETYVHRIGRTGRAGLSGTALSFCDAEEREFLKDIEKLIALNIPVTEDHPYAMSWQSLMSAATEKPKGGGGSRGGGGSRGGNSRAGNGGGKPSGGKGQGGGQREPNLSGAKRTPSSGSRRWSSKGSAAKG from the coding sequence TTGTTATTCGAAGAATTAAACCTGATTGAGCCAATTTTAAAAGCGCTCCAAACAGAAGGTTATACACAACCTACCCCTATACAAGAACAATCCATCCCAACTATACTTCAAGGCAGAGATCTATTAGGCTGCGCGCAAACCGGTACAGGTAAAACTGCCGCTTTCGCAATTCCTATGCTTCAGTTGCTAAGCAAGCCTCACACAAATACTAAAGTTCATAAGAACATCAAAGCATTGGTTTTAACACCAACACGCGAATTGGCTATCCAGATTGAGGAAAGCTTTAAAGCGTATGGTAAAAACTTACCGCTTCGTCATTTGGTGATCTTCGGTGGTGTAGGCCAAAAAGCACAAACTGATGCGCTAAACCGTGGTGTAGATATTTTGATCGCCACTCCAGGCAGACTATTAGATTTAATGAACCAAGGTTTTATCAACCTGAAGGATGTTGAAATCTTTGTTCTGGATGAGGCCGACAGAATGCTGGACATGGGATTCATTCATGATGTTAAAAAAGTAATTGCCAAGCTGCCTGTAAAAAGACAGACTTTGTTTTTCTCGGCAACCATGCCCCAAGAGATTCAAAAACTTGCAGATACGATCTTAACAAACCCTCTGAAAGTAGAGGTTACTCCAGTATCTTCTACTGCCGAAAAGATCAAACAAGAAATGTTTTTCGTAGCTAAGAACGATAAGAAAAACTTATTGATTCACATCTTACAGGATAAGTCGATCGAAACAGCATTGGTTTTCACCAGAACTAAACATGGTGCAGACCGTATCGTTAAGGATCTGATTAAAGTAGGAATTAAAGCTGAAGCAATTCACGGTAATAAATCACAAAACGCCAGACAAAGGGCATTGACTAATTTCAAAGCTAAAGCAACAAGGATTCTTGTGGCTACAGATATCGCAGCACGTGGTATTGATGTGGATGAATTGGCACATGTGATCAATTATGAATTGCCAAACATTCCAGAAACTTATGTACACAGAATCGGTCGTACGGGTCGTGCGGGATTAAGTGGAACAGCACTTTCTTTCTGCGATGCGGAAGAAAGAGAGTTTTTGAAAGATATTGAAAAATTAATTGCGCTGAATATTCCGGTAACGGAAGATCATCCGTATGCGATGAGCTGGCAAAGCCTGATGAGCGCGGCAACTGAAAAACCTAAAGGTGGCGGTGGTTCACGTGGTGGTGGCGGTTCTCGTGGCGGCAATAGCAGAGCTGGTAATGGTGGTGGTAAGCCATCTGGCGGTAAAGGTCAAGGTGGCGGACAACGCGAGCCTAACCTGAGCGGAGCCAAAAGAACACCTAGCAGCGGCAGCCGCAGATGGAGTTCTAAAGGCAGCGCAGCAAAAGGATAA